In Perognathus longimembris pacificus isolate PPM17 chromosome 3, ASM2315922v1, whole genome shotgun sequence, a single window of DNA contains:
- the Rab8a gene encoding ras-related protein Rab-8A translates to MAKTYDYLFKLLLIGDSGVGKTCVLFRFSEDAFNSTFISTIGIDFKIRTIELDGKRIKLQIWDTAGQERFRTITTAYYRGAMGIMLVYDITNERSFDNIRNWIRNIEEHASADVEKMILGNKCDVNDKRQVSKERGEKLALDYGIKFMETSAKANINVENAFFTLARDIKAKMDKKLEGNSPQGSSQGVKISADQKRSSFFRCSLL, encoded by the exons ATGGCGAAGACCTACGATTACCTGTTCAAGCTGCTGCTGATCGGGGACTCGGGGGTGGGGAAGACCTGTGTCCTGTTCCGCTTCTCCGAGGACGCCTTCAACTCCACGTTCATCTCCACCATAG gaATTGACTTTAAAATTAGAACAATAGAGCTCGATGGCAAGAGAATCAAACTGCAGATCTG GGACACAGCGGGCCAGGAGCGCTTCCGGACCATCACCACTGCCTATTACCGGGGCGCCATG GGCATCATGCTGGTCTATGACATCACCAACGAGCGCTCCTTTGACAACATCCGCAACTGGATCCGCAACATCGAGGAG CACGCTTCTGCAGACGTGGAAAAGATGATCCTGGGGAACAAGTGCGATGTGAATGACAAGAGACAAGTGTCCAAGGAGCGGGGAGAGAAG CTGGCGCTCGACTACGGCATCAAGTTCATGGAGACCAGCGCTAAGGCTAATATCAATGTGGAGAAT GCATTTTTCACACTTGCCAGGGACATCAAAGCCAAAATGGACAAAAAGCTG GAGGGCAACAGCCCGCAGGGCAGCAGTCAGGGTGTGAAGATCTCCGCGGACCAGAAGCGCAGTAGCTTCTTTCGCTGTTCACTCCTGTGA